From the Thermovirga lienii DSM 17291 genome, one window contains:
- a CDS encoding dihydrodipicolinate reductase (PFAM: Dihydrodipicolinate reductase, N-terminus; Dihydrodipicolinate reductase, C-terminus~TIGRFAM: dihydrodipicolinate reductase~COGs: COG0289 Dihydrodipicolinate reductase~InterPro IPR000846~KEGG: tai:Taci_1593 dihydrodipicolinate reductase~PFAM: dihydrodipicolinate reductase~PRIAM: Dihydrodipicolinate reductase~SPTR: Dihydrodipicolinate reductase): MIKIFLAGASGNVGKAIIRAIQTTEKDSFSLVGGWCKEQDEDLGILAGVGPLGIKVSESLEEGLVNSKPDMVIDFTSTVILEDNMKLYLKHGLDAVIGTTGLTEEQLEPYKNEVVKKGLRWAAIPNYGLGIYLVTKFIREARKFFPFVSIIDKHTNKMANAPSGTAAALAKAASEGKMGEIESKETYPGVLGGKIEGVQVLSQRLPWPGPYSGHEITLARKDEIIKISVEDYTSDIYMDGVFLTARKIKESPRGVFYRSLEEVMEK; this comes from the coding sequence ATGATAAAAATTTTCTTGGCGGGTGCATCTGGAAACGTTGGCAAAGCGATAATAAGAGCCATACAAACCACGGAAAAGGACAGCTTCAGTCTGGTTGGAGGTTGGTGCAAGGAGCAAGATGAGGACCTTGGAATTCTAGCGGGAGTAGGGCCTTTAGGAATTAAGGTGTCAGAAAGCTTAGAAGAAGGACTTGTAAACTCAAAACCTGACATGGTAATTGATTTCACATCCACCGTAATCCTAGAAGATAACATGAAGCTTTACCTAAAACACGGACTTGATGCCGTTATAGGAACTACAGGGCTTACAGAAGAGCAGCTTGAACCGTACAAAAACGAAGTAGTCAAAAAGGGCCTTCGCTGGGCAGCGATCCCAAACTACGGCCTTGGGATATATCTTGTCACAAAGTTCATAAGGGAGGCAAGAAAATTTTTCCCCTTTGTATCCATAATTGACAAGCACACTAACAAGATGGCCAACGCCCCAAGCGGAACAGCTGCAGCCCTTGCAAAGGCTGCATCAGAAGGAAAAATGGGTGAAATAGAGAGCAAAGAAACCTACCCTGGAGTATTGGGCGGAAAGATAGAGGGTGTCCAGGTGTTATCCCAAAGACTCCCATGGCCCGGCCCCTATTCAGGACATGAGATAACCCTTGCTAGAAAGGACGAGATAATAAAGATCTCCGTGGAAGACTACACAAGCGACATATACATGGACGGCGTTTTCCTGACCGCAAGAAAAATAAAAGAATCCCCCAGGGGAGTTTTCTACAGAAGCCTGGAGGAAGTTATGGAGAAATAA
- a CDS encoding GCN5-related N-acetyltransferase (PFAM: Acetyltransferase (GNAT) family~InterPro IPR000182~KEGG: aoe:Clos_0046 hypothetical protein~PFAM: GCN5-related N-acetyltransferase~SPTR: Putative uncharacterized protein): MLENVVLTSKKTRKKPLLDDRKIPQKEQITVHKAEVEDVEQIYRVACSVGTALKDPYKGFLIDDYLSDPDYYKEMFAKAAQELDHFYVAKKNDAVVGFLMAYPKEKLLEVDPLWLEEIVWDPDFDHESKTKNFALVGKTAIHANLTGKGIGSSLYARLIRDLKAQGIEDLFGETVISPTPNFASLAFRIKQKYSLAGIRYVNYKGRRVTDLIYHRHI, encoded by the coding sequence ATGTTGGAAAATGTTGTCTTAACGTCTAAAAAAACAAGAAAAAAGCCTCTTTTAGACGACAGGAAAATACCGCAAAAGGAACAAATAACTGTACATAAAGCTGAAGTCGAAGATGTGGAGCAGATTTATAGGGTTGCTTGCTCTGTGGGTACGGCCCTGAAGGATCCTTATAAGGGCTTTCTGATCGATGACTACCTTTCTGACCCAGATTACTACAAGGAAATGTTCGCCAAGGCAGCTCAAGAGCTAGATCATTTTTACGTTGCAAAGAAAAATGACGCCGTTGTGGGCTTTCTCATGGCCTACCCAAAAGAGAAGCTATTGGAAGTCGACCCTCTTTGGTTGGAGGAAATAGTCTGGGATCCCGACTTTGACCATGAATCTAAAACTAAAAACTTTGCGTTGGTGGGCAAGACTGCGATACACGCAAACTTGACGGGGAAGGGAATAGGATCTTCTTTGTACGCAAGGTTGATAAGGGACCTAAAGGCCCAAGGAATAGAAGATTTGTTTGGAGAGACAGTCATATCTCCAACACCCAACTTCGCATCTTTGGCATTCAGGATCAAGCAAAAGTACAGCCTTGCGGGGATTCGGTACGTGAATTACAAGGGAAGAAGGGTAACGGATTTGATCTACCACAGGCACATATGA
- a CDS encoding transcriptional regulator, GntR family (PFAM: Bacterial regulatory proteins, gntR family; FCD domain~COGs: COG1802 Transcriptional regulators~InterPro IPR000524: IPR000485: IPR011711~KEGG: dat:HRM2_15280 transcriptional regulator (GntR family protein)~PFAM: GntR domain protein; regulatory protein GntR HTH~SMART: regulatory protein GntR HTH~SPTR: Transcriptional regulator (GntR family protein)) — MNSKFSAEEMAYYKIIDLLLSKNYAPGDRLVETELAEMIGVSRTPIRNALRKLIAEGLLVTGKNKGCYIPHLNAKDMKEVFDARIFLEGKAAFEAAYHRTQKDIENLSRIIEEEKEYYRTGDVANYTEANKNLHLTISALARNAYIDKFVRQTFWRSELYIFYFDRFYAPDLSEIILRDPHKSKSCMEHEKIVKAIIEQDPSGAEIAMKAHLKSTYEYLSPRFLLHGPSKGVQPEHKNIYTGKEGDAFF, encoded by the coding sequence ATGAACAGCAAATTTTCTGCAGAGGAAATGGCTTATTACAAGATAATCGACCTTCTTCTTTCGAAAAACTATGCTCCTGGCGATCGTTTAGTTGAAACAGAACTCGCAGAAATGATAGGCGTAAGTCGCACTCCTATCCGCAACGCCCTTCGAAAATTGATAGCCGAAGGCCTTCTGGTCACCGGCAAAAACAAAGGGTGCTACATCCCCCACCTCAATGCCAAAGACATGAAAGAAGTCTTTGATGCAAGGATTTTCCTAGAGGGCAAAGCTGCTTTTGAGGCTGCTTACCATCGAACACAAAAAGACATAGAAAATCTTTCAAGGATCATTGAAGAAGAAAAAGAGTATTACAGAACCGGTGATGTAGCAAACTACACTGAGGCAAACAAAAACCTCCACCTAACCATCTCGGCACTAGCCAGAAATGCTTACATCGACAAGTTCGTAAGGCAGACCTTTTGGCGATCCGAACTTTATATATTCTACTTCGACCGCTTCTATGCTCCTGATTTATCCGAAATAATCCTCAGAGACCCTCACAAATCCAAAAGCTGCATGGAACACGAAAAAATAGTCAAGGCAATAATCGAGCAAGACCCATCGGGAGCAGAGATCGCCATGAAGGCACATCTAAAAAGTACCTACGAGTACCTTTCTCCACGCTTCCTTTTACATGGCCCCTCAAAAGGAGTTCAACCTGAACATAAAAACATTTATACGGGAAAGGAAGGTGATGCCTTTTTTTAA
- a CDS encoding 3-dehydroquinate dehydratase (PFAM: Type I 3-dehydroquinase~TIGRFAM: 3-dehydroquinate dehydratase, type I~COGs: COG0710 3-dehydroquinate dehydratase~InterPro IPR001381~KEGG: bld:BLi00939 3-dehydroquinate dehydratase~PFAM: dehydroquinase class I~PRIAM: 3-dehydroquinate dehydratase~SPTR: 3-dehydroquinate dehydratase;~TIGRFAM: 3-dehydroquinate dehydratase, type I) — protein sequence MRPTPLHPIKTRGKTLGAPKPLVCISLIDSQELIICEEAKRTIQLAPDIIELRIDAWDFIEDVETSLSTIKEVRKIVKDVPIILTCRGHWEGGFKEVSDEAKFSLYEKAVKLKLVDYIDIELAYGEEKIQKAKELLKGTSTYLIVSFHDFEKTPPEEELYSIMASEIKAGAHVAKLAVMPKKEEDVLALLAATLSTRRDFPEVPLITMSMGELGSLSRVIGGKFGSDLTFAVGNKESAPGQIPVTKLKQCLDALF from the coding sequence ATGAGACCAACACCTCTACACCCCATTAAAACAAGAGGGAAAACTTTAGGGGCACCTAAGCCTCTTGTATGCATCTCGTTAATAGATAGCCAAGAACTAATAATTTGCGAAGAAGCAAAAAGAACAATTCAACTTGCCCCAGACATAATAGAACTGCGGATAGATGCTTGGGACTTCATTGAAGACGTTGAAACTTCCTTATCTACGATTAAAGAAGTGCGAAAGATTGTAAAGGACGTTCCCATAATACTCACATGCAGAGGACATTGGGAGGGAGGCTTCAAGGAAGTCTCAGATGAGGCCAAGTTCTCCCTATACGAAAAGGCAGTAAAGCTCAAATTAGTAGACTACATAGACATAGAGCTTGCCTACGGCGAAGAGAAGATCCAAAAGGCAAAGGAACTCCTGAAAGGCACTTCAACCTACCTCATTGTATCCTTCCATGACTTCGAAAAAACCCCTCCTGAAGAGGAACTATACTCCATAATGGCCTCTGAGATAAAGGCCGGAGCTCATGTAGCCAAACTAGCGGTCATGCCCAAAAAAGAAGAAGATGTTCTTGCACTTCTAGCCGCAACCTTGTCCACAAGGAGAGATTTTCCAGAGGTACCACTGATAACCATGTCGATGGGCGAACTAGGCAGCTTGAGCCGTGTAATAGGCGGAAAGTTCGGATCAGACCTTACCTTCGCCGTCGGAAACAAAGAATCCGCTCCAGGCCAAATACCGGTGACTAAACTCAAACAGTGCCTAGATGCACTGTTTTAA
- a CDS encoding Saccharopine dehydrogenase (NADP(+), L-glutamate-forming) (PFAM: Saccharopine dehydrogenase~COGs: COG1748 Saccharopine dehydrogenase and related protein~InterPro IPR005097~KEGG: lbc:LACBIDRAFT_177008 saccharopine dehydrogenase~PFAM: Saccharopine dehydrogenase~PRIAM: Saccharopine dehydrogenase (NADP(+), L-glutamate-forming)~SPTR: Saccharopine dehydrogenase), with the protein MAQILILGAGRVARPCVQYLLRNTEHSVTVVDIDENNLKRATGGHPRSQIIVGDAANETERFIEQVKPHIVINLLPAQFMPPVAKKCVEFGINYVDPSYIKDEMRSLDAAAKEKGVLILCELGLDPGIDHMSAAKTIKEIHEKGGLVDSFWSCCGALPSLCDNNNPLGYKLSWSPEALIGASKRTARFLRNGEVVVLPDGETYKHPSLVDVEGLGCFEEYANADSIPYIELYGIKEAKHVYRGTFRYPGWCELIAKMNDLGLFETTEMDLKELTYRDFMAKILNTGKANVEEKLCSALGREAFSSVFLKLKWLGLLSEEKIPFETGSPRSVVASLFHKRLVFSKGEKDLVLMEHRYVASFPKENTKKLITSTLICTGSVDEDTAIAKTTGIPPAIGAMLILQGKIKATGVHAPVLPEIYEPSLKLLEKEGITFTEKETTI; encoded by the coding sequence ATGGCACAGATTTTGATTCTTGGAGCCGGTCGAGTTGCGCGGCCCTGCGTCCAGTATCTTTTAAGAAACACTGAACACTCGGTAACCGTAGTGGACATAGACGAAAACAACCTAAAAAGGGCTACGGGTGGGCATCCCCGAAGCCAAATCATTGTAGGGGATGCAGCCAATGAGACAGAGCGCTTTATTGAGCAAGTAAAACCCCACATCGTCATAAACCTTTTGCCGGCTCAATTCATGCCGCCTGTGGCTAAAAAGTGTGTAGAATTCGGCATAAACTACGTGGATCCCTCGTACATAAAGGATGAAATGCGCTCCCTTGATGCTGCGGCCAAAGAAAAGGGTGTCTTGATCCTGTGCGAACTGGGGCTTGACCCTGGCATCGACCACATGTCGGCGGCAAAAACCATCAAAGAAATACACGAGAAAGGAGGCCTTGTGGACTCCTTCTGGTCATGTTGTGGCGCCCTGCCCTCCCTGTGCGACAACAACAACCCCCTGGGATACAAGCTCTCATGGTCGCCGGAGGCACTGATAGGGGCCAGCAAGAGAACCGCAAGGTTCTTAAGGAATGGAGAAGTAGTTGTATTGCCTGATGGTGAAACCTACAAACATCCCAGCCTGGTGGATGTAGAAGGCCTTGGCTGTTTCGAAGAATACGCAAATGCCGACTCCATACCCTACATCGAACTGTACGGTATTAAGGAGGCAAAACATGTATACCGAGGCACCTTCCGCTACCCTGGATGGTGCGAACTTATAGCTAAGATGAACGACCTGGGTCTTTTTGAGACCACGGAAATGGACCTAAAAGAACTCACTTACAGAGATTTCATGGCCAAGATACTGAACACCGGCAAAGCGAACGTGGAAGAAAAGCTTTGCTCCGCCCTAGGAAGGGAAGCCTTCTCTTCCGTTTTCCTGAAACTCAAATGGCTTGGCTTGCTTTCAGAGGAGAAAATCCCCTTCGAAACGGGCTCACCTCGCAGTGTGGTAGCGTCACTGTTCCACAAAAGATTAGTATTCTCAAAAGGAGAAAAGGACCTAGTGCTCATGGAACATCGCTATGTTGCAAGCTTCCCCAAAGAAAACACCAAAAAACTCATAACGTCCACCCTGATCTGCACTGGTTCGGTAGACGAGGATACGGCAATCGCCAAGACCACTGGCATACCTCCGGCAATAGGGGCCATGTTGATCTTACAAGGCAAAATCAAAGCCACGGGGGTGCACGCTCCAGTGCTACCTGAGATATACGAACCTTCCCTCAAGCTGCTTGAAAAAGAGGGAATAACCTTCACTGAAAAAGAGACAACAATATAG
- a CDS encoding protein of unknown function DUF6 transmembrane (PFAM: EamA-like transporter family~InterPro IPR000620~KEGG: bbe:BBR47_11890 hypothetical protein~PFAM: protein of unknown function DUF6 transmembrane~SPTR: Conserved hypothetical membrane protein) yields MSEVNPEKRFPNWLIVLMFAGLYTTWSTTYLAIYYMVKTIPPYLSSGLRFLVAGAILYGFARIKNKNERISLKHWKSALITGGLVIWLGNGSVVWGEKYISSSLAALLIATVPLWIVLLNWLLFGGGKPGVIEMVGVVLGFLGVALLIVFTRHIGGEGYNLKGIVIVLAASISWATGSLYSRYSQTPSSPLLSVAAQMLAGGALMFLASFFVGEWATFELSKVSMVSVLSWAYLVVFGSLVGFVCYMTLMKVCRPSKVATYAYVTPVGAVFLGWLIAGDTITYHTLIAGGIIILAVLMIISFAPKE; encoded by the coding sequence ATGAGCGAAGTAAATCCAGAAAAGCGTTTCCCCAATTGGCTTATAGTTCTTATGTTTGCAGGCCTCTATACTACCTGGAGCACTACTTATTTGGCCATATATTACATGGTCAAAACCATTCCTCCATATCTTTCCTCGGGCCTAAGGTTTTTGGTGGCGGGGGCAATTTTGTATGGGTTTGCCCGCATAAAAAACAAGAATGAAAGGATCTCCTTAAAACATTGGAAGAGTGCATTGATTACAGGAGGGCTAGTAATATGGCTGGGTAACGGCAGCGTAGTCTGGGGTGAAAAATACATATCCTCCAGCCTTGCGGCCCTTTTGATAGCCACCGTCCCTCTTTGGATAGTTCTGCTCAACTGGTTGCTTTTTGGCGGAGGCAAGCCTGGAGTCATAGAAATGGTAGGCGTGGTTCTTGGCTTTTTGGGAGTGGCTCTTTTGATAGTCTTTACAAGGCACATTGGAGGAGAAGGGTACAACCTCAAGGGGATCGTAATAGTGCTGGCTGCATCCATTTCTTGGGCGACGGGCTCCTTGTATTCTAGGTACAGCCAAACACCCTCTTCTCCTCTTCTTTCGGTAGCAGCCCAAATGCTTGCGGGTGGAGCCCTCATGTTTTTGGCTTCTTTCTTCGTGGGCGAATGGGCTACCTTTGAACTTTCAAAGGTAAGCATGGTCTCGGTTCTTTCATGGGCTTACCTGGTGGTTTTCGGGTCTTTAGTTGGATTCGTGTGTTACATGACGTTGATGAAAGTCTGCAGGCCCTCCAAGGTGGCCACATACGCATACGTGACACCTGTGGGAGCAGTTTTCCTAGGGTGGCTCATCGCAGGGGACACCATCACCTATCACACGTTGATTGCAGGAGGAATAATTATATTGGCCGTTCTTATGATAATATCCTTTGCACCGAAGGAGTAA
- a CDS encoding diguanylate cyclase with GAF sensor (PFAM: GAF domain; GGDEF domain~TIGRFAM: diguanylate cyclase (GGDEF) domain~COGs: COG2199 FOG: GGDEF domain~InterPro IPR003018: IPR000160~KEGG: tai:Taci_1538 diguanylate cyclase with GAF sensor~PFAM: GGDEF domain containing protein; GAF domain protein~SMART: GGDEF domain containing protein; GAF domain protein~SPTR: Diguanylate cyclase with GAF sensor;~TIGRFAM: diguanylate cyclase): protein MGQKITLKRKPLRMATRWISYRKRLKRTNESLKYATHSILKFLKSETMDELADVFADALRKLGHKNFYLELEEFPSQDTNAYCPGTETNRTCFPISCEGTNWGFLKFKGSLPKSDQEVINLLCSYFAASRTKLWQKEAIERKSRMGQIIFDIVCNAAKEKGIHDICRKVVQEMSRNTSLPWIDIWEVIDEKTGKTRLVYKSGDASREVIAKVESGKGLVGKAVRKKRTLYFPDVTKYPENIQVSTESRSELDVPIIFDEGVLGVLSIGSPKINGFKDEEIELIEILAMHLGVLWAHQNLLEQTKLEALKDPLTGLWNRKFFSDRLQEELSRCKRYNTTFSLVIMDLAGFKHINDTLGHLEGDNILIEFSKFMEQRIRRSDILARYGGDEFIAILPDTNKTEALKLSFRLKREVKEAFQKELEIPLDVDFGVASFPEDSSDGHKLINTADERLYDAKRKAKLLKKEALTPSVQRILS, encoded by the coding sequence TTGGGGCAAAAAATCACCCTCAAAAGGAAACCCCTTCGGATGGCAACGCGATGGATTTCTTACCGCAAAAGGCTTAAGAGAACTAATGAAAGCCTGAAATACGCGACCCACTCTATCTTGAAGTTTTTGAAAAGCGAAACCATGGATGAACTTGCCGATGTATTTGCTGACGCTCTGCGCAAATTAGGACACAAGAATTTTTATCTAGAACTAGAGGAATTCCCTAGCCAAGACACCAACGCATATTGCCCCGGGACCGAAACTAACAGGACATGTTTCCCTATAAGCTGCGAGGGTACGAATTGGGGGTTCTTGAAGTTTAAAGGTTCTCTTCCAAAGTCAGACCAAGAAGTCATAAACCTTTTGTGCAGCTATTTTGCCGCATCACGCACCAAACTATGGCAAAAAGAGGCTATAGAGAGAAAAAGCAGGATGGGCCAAATAATTTTCGACATAGTCTGCAACGCAGCGAAAGAAAAGGGCATCCATGATATCTGCAGGAAAGTGGTCCAGGAAATGTCACGGAATACATCACTTCCCTGGATTGACATCTGGGAAGTGATAGATGAAAAAACGGGAAAAACTCGCCTAGTCTACAAGTCAGGAGATGCCTCCCGCGAAGTCATTGCTAAGGTAGAATCAGGCAAAGGCCTTGTTGGAAAAGCCGTAAGGAAAAAAAGAACTCTTTACTTCCCAGATGTCACTAAGTACCCAGAAAACATACAGGTAAGCACCGAATCTAGGTCAGAGCTTGACGTACCTATAATCTTCGATGAAGGGGTCTTGGGCGTTTTAAGTATTGGAAGTCCAAAAATAAATGGCTTCAAAGATGAAGAGATAGAGCTAATAGAGATCCTGGCAATGCACCTTGGGGTTTTGTGGGCACACCAAAATCTGCTGGAACAAACAAAACTTGAAGCCCTCAAAGATCCGCTGACAGGCTTATGGAACAGAAAATTCTTCTCCGATAGGCTACAGGAGGAGCTTTCCCGCTGCAAACGATACAATACTACATTCTCATTGGTCATAATGGACCTTGCAGGATTCAAACACATAAACGACACCCTTGGTCACCTGGAAGGAGACAACATATTGATAGAATTTTCCAAATTCATGGAACAACGCATAAGGCGCTCCGACATCCTCGCCCGATATGGAGGGGACGAATTCATAGCCATTCTTCCTGACACAAACAAAACAGAGGCTTTGAAACTCTCCTTCAGGCTGAAGCGCGAAGTAAAAGAAGCTTTCCAGAAAGAGCTTGAAATACCGCTAGATGTGGATTTCGGGGTTGCCTCTTTCCCAGAAGATTCATCAGATGGCCACAAACTTATAAATACTGCTGACGAAAGACTCTACGACGCAAAAAGAAAAGCCAAGCTGTTGAAAAAAGAAGCCCTTACTCCTTCGGTGCAAAGGATATTATCATAA
- a CDS encoding Na+/H+ antiporter NhaC (KEGG: nth:Nther_0921 Na+/H+ antiporter NhaC~SPTR: Na(+)/H(+) antiporter), with translation MEHYGFLSLLPPIIAVLLAVRYRNVIVALFSGVLIGALVLANWNPIAALSMTIKDYIFKQASGGYNSSLLVM, from the coding sequence ATGGAACATTATGGTTTTTTGTCTTTGCTTCCGCCTATCATCGCTGTTTTGCTGGCTGTTAGGTACAGGAACGTAATTGTCGCCTTATTTTCGGGTGTCCTGATAGGCGCCCTTGTCTTAGCCAACTGGAACCCTATTGCGGCCTTGAGCATGACGATAAAAGACTACATATTCAAGCAGGCCTCCGGTGGTTACAACTCAAGTTTGCTGGTCATGTAG
- a CDS encoding Citrate synthase (PFAM: Citrate synthase~COGs: COG0372 Citrate synthase~InterPro IPR002020~KEGG: tai:Taci_0447 citrate synthase-like protein~PFAM: Citrate synthase~SPTR: Citrate synthase-like protein): MVVRSSEPTYVAPNRLVLDGEDITSWIERASPAELWFRMIQGRAPQPVEVRVFNAILCAMADHGSTPPSTQAARLVASTGSGVHCALAAGMMAFGEHHAGAIEKAMGFFEEINQSGRKPSEVVMEILAERRKIPGFGHRYHTKDPRVEPLVRLGKNLPNTTFLEMFLEMERALRNLKGINGNIDGVSGALLLDMGFVKEAGRAVFFAGRLPGMVSWIIKEIYSGYFKPYKLCLDAKGA, encoded by the coding sequence ATGGTGGTGAGGTCTTCAGAGCCTACTTATGTTGCTCCCAATAGGCTTGTATTGGATGGCGAGGACATAACAAGTTGGATAGAGAGGGCTTCTCCTGCGGAACTTTGGTTCAGGATGATTCAGGGTAGGGCTCCTCAGCCTGTTGAAGTTAGAGTGTTCAATGCCATACTCTGTGCCATGGCGGACCACGGCAGCACTCCGCCGAGCACTCAGGCCGCAAGGTTGGTGGCCTCTACCGGTTCGGGGGTTCACTGTGCCTTGGCAGCGGGGATGATGGCCTTCGGAGAGCATCACGCAGGCGCCATAGAAAAGGCCATGGGTTTTTTTGAGGAAATAAACCAATCAGGCAGGAAACCCTCCGAAGTGGTCATGGAGATTCTCGCAGAACGAAGGAAGATCCCCGGATTCGGTCATCGCTATCACACTAAGGATCCTAGGGTGGAACCTTTAGTAAGGTTGGGGAAGAATCTTCCCAATACCACTTTTTTGGAGATGTTCCTGGAGATGGAACGCGCTCTGCGCAACTTGAAAGGTATAAACGGAAATATAGACGGGGTATCTGGTGCCCTTCTTTTGGATATGGGATTTGTAAAGGAGGCAGGAAGGGCAGTTTTCTTCGCAGGGCGCCTTCCAGGAATGGTCAGTTGGATTATAAAGGAAATATATTCGGGGTACTTCAAGCCCTACAAACTGTGTCTAGATGCAAAGGGAGCGTAG
- a CDS encoding hypothetical protein (PFAM: DsrE/DsrF-like family~KEGG: dat:HRM2_17470 hypothetical protein~SPTR: Putative uncharacterized protein) yields MGNGHLYILWTSGDPVTAEKMVFMYAINSLKKKWWDKVTLVVWGAAAQLAGQDAKIQKKLKEAQKVGVHVAACKACADQLGVTEVLENLGVEVIYWGGPLTEVLKKGEKLLTI; encoded by the coding sequence TTGGGAAACGGACATCTATATATACTGTGGACTAGCGGGGATCCTGTAACGGCGGAAAAGATGGTCTTCATGTATGCCATCAATTCTCTCAAAAAGAAGTGGTGGGATAAGGTGACCCTGGTGGTGTGGGGAGCGGCGGCCCAGCTAGCCGGCCAGGATGCAAAGATTCAGAAAAAACTTAAGGAAGCCCAAAAGGTTGGGGTTCATGTGGCTGCCTGCAAGGCATGTGCCGATCAGCTAGGGGTAACGGAGGTTCTGGAGAATCTTGGAGTGGAAGTCATTTACTGGGGAGGCCCCTTGACTGAAGTGCTAAAAAAGGGTGAAAAGTTATTAACCATATAA